In Mesorhizobium sp., one DNA window encodes the following:
- a CDS encoding polysaccharide biosynthesis/export family protein, with amino-acid sequence MLDFGGVARVLTVCALSLSAGACGSSSTSQALSAHDPGVAADNLHLVKTLPPPPNSSGGLEQPLMPSDVLAIEVFRADQLSRTVQIDSAGRISLPLVGTVTAAGKTLRGLEQEIKDLYGARYLQNPDVTVFLKDSAGQRVTVDGEVAKAGLFPVSANTTLLDAIALAGGFRELADQKKVYVFRPVGDHRLVANYDVAGIRNGRAENPPIYGGDVVVVFTSQSRVAMNNLKEALGLSARVAAGIAVIP; translated from the coding sequence ATGCTGGATTTCGGCGGCGTTGCTCGCGTTCTGACGGTCTGCGCCCTCTCCCTGTCGGCCGGTGCCTGCGGCAGTTCGTCCACGTCGCAGGCGTTGTCCGCGCACGATCCGGGCGTCGCCGCCGACAATCTTCATCTCGTCAAGACACTTCCACCGCCGCCGAACAGTTCCGGCGGCCTGGAACAGCCGCTGATGCCCAGCGATGTTCTGGCAATCGAGGTCTTCCGCGCGGACCAGCTCAGTCGAACCGTGCAGATCGACTCCGCGGGGCGGATTTCCCTTCCCCTCGTCGGGACGGTAACTGCCGCCGGCAAAACATTGCGCGGGCTGGAACAGGAGATCAAAGACCTCTACGGCGCCCGATATCTTCAGAACCCGGATGTGACGGTGTTCCTCAAGGATTCGGCGGGGCAGCGGGTCACCGTCGACGGCGAGGTGGCGAAGGCGGGTCTTTTCCCGGTTTCCGCCAATACGACCCTCTTGGACGCCATCGCGCTCGCGGGCGGCTTCCGCGAACTTGCCGATCAGAAGAAGGTCTACGTCTTCCGTCCGGTCGGCGACCACAGACTGGTAGCCAACTACGACGTCGCCGGCATTCGCAACGGGCGCGCGGAGAATCCGCCGATCTACGGCGGCGACGTGGTCGTGGTCTTCACCTCGCAAAGCCGCGTCGCGATGAACAATCTCAAAGAAGCGCTTGGCCTTTCCGCCCGTGTCGCGGCGGGGATAGCAGTCATTCCATGA
- a CDS encoding CpsB/CapC family capsule biosynthesis tyrosine phosphatase: MIDVHSHILFGLDDGADTLDTSVEMARMAVADGVTHMACTPHVLQGRYPNSSATILPAMRSLQTVLRGLEIPLTLVPGADVHIGWDLPAKLARHEIPTLNRSRYFLLEPPHQVIAPRLEEFARLLLDDGFIPIITHPERLRWVRRHYDVVRRLSALGCPLQLTADSLLGGFGPVAKEYAIRIVDDGMGCIVASDAHGLQRRTPLLSPAMRIVEARWGREAAEKMFVTNPGIILADGDLPPPDPATKTPRPVAQRGTGIKKLVRLLRAGN; this comes from the coding sequence ATGATTGACGTTCATTCACACATACTCTTCGGACTGGACGACGGCGCCGACACGCTGGATACCTCCGTCGAGATGGCACGAATGGCCGTTGCCGATGGCGTGACCCACATGGCCTGCACGCCGCATGTCCTGCAGGGTCGCTATCCGAACTCGAGCGCGACGATCCTGCCGGCGATGCGATCGCTGCAAACGGTGCTGCGCGGCCTTGAGATTCCGCTGACGCTTGTTCCGGGAGCGGATGTCCACATCGGCTGGGATCTGCCCGCGAAACTGGCCCGCCACGAGATACCGACCCTCAACAGGAGCCGCTATTTCCTGCTCGAACCGCCCCATCAGGTGATTGCCCCCCGACTGGAGGAGTTCGCAAGGCTGCTTCTCGACGACGGGTTCATCCCGATCATCACCCATCCCGAGAGATTGAGGTGGGTCAGGCGGCACTATGACGTCGTGCGCCGGCTGAGCGCGTTGGGTTGTCCGCTGCAACTCACCGCGGATTCCCTGCTCGGCGGCTTCGGGCCGGTGGCGAAGGAATACGCCATCCGCATCGTGGACGACGGCATGGGCTGCATCGTCGCGAGCGATGCGCACGGTCTCCAGCGGCGCACCCCGCTTCTGTCCCCCGCCATGCGGATCGTGGAGGCGCGATGGGGAAGGGAAGCGGCGGAGAAAATGTTCGTGACGAACCCCGGAATCATCCTGGCGGACGGCGACCTTCCGCCACCGGACCCGGCGACGAAAACGCCGCGACCCGTCGCGCAGCGCGGCACCGGGATCAAGAAGCTTGTGAGGCTACTGCGTGCGGGGAATTGA
- a CDS encoding DUF1972 domain-containing protein: MKIAILGTVGVPGRYGGFETLAENLVRQHQACGWAAQLTVYCSAEAYPDRAPRYLGADLRYSRFKANGLQSILYDAVTLVDCALRGYDAALLLGVSGALVLPFIRLFSRMRIVTNVDGVEWRRDKWKGPARHFLRLSERIAVRYSHAIVADNQGIADHLLEAYGADAEVIAYGGDHALERAGQAAGDDRGEPLPSAYALALCRIEPENNIAMILEAFASTGKPLVFVGNWDNSEYGRRLRAKYRSAKRIRLLDPIYEAGALYRVRAGASLYVHGHSAGGTNPVLVEMMHFGVPIYAFDCVYNRHTTENQARYFSTAHDLARLADRPSEPDLGARLREIAARRYSWSRIGRDYFTLLGLRRNRQFEKAPGEMAS, translated from the coding sequence ATGAAGATCGCCATTCTCGGAACCGTGGGCGTGCCCGGCCGCTACGGCGGCTTCGAAACCCTTGCCGAAAACCTGGTCCGCCAGCATCAGGCCTGCGGCTGGGCTGCGCAGCTCACCGTCTATTGCAGCGCCGAGGCCTATCCCGACCGGGCGCCCCGCTATCTCGGCGCCGATTTGCGTTACTCGCGATTCAAGGCCAACGGGCTCCAGAGCATCCTCTACGATGCGGTGACCTTGGTGGACTGCGCGCTGCGCGGCTACGACGCGGCCCTCCTGCTCGGCGTGTCGGGCGCGTTGGTCCTTCCCTTCATCCGGCTCTTCTCGCGCATGCGCATTGTGACCAATGTCGACGGAGTCGAATGGCGTCGCGACAAATGGAAGGGACCGGCACGCCATTTCCTGCGTTTGTCGGAGCGCATCGCGGTTCGGTATTCGCATGCGATCGTGGCCGACAACCAAGGCATCGCGGACCATCTGCTCGAGGCATACGGGGCGGATGCCGAAGTGATCGCCTATGGCGGAGACCACGCGTTGGAGCGCGCCGGCCAAGCAGCGGGCGACGATCGGGGCGAGCCGCTGCCTTCCGCCTATGCCCTCGCCCTTTGCAGAATCGAGCCCGAGAACAACATCGCGATGATCCTGGAGGCCTTCGCCTCGACCGGCAAGCCGCTGGTCTTCGTCGGCAACTGGGACAACAGCGAATATGGACGCAGGCTTCGAGCGAAATACCGGTCGGCGAAACGGATCCGCCTGCTGGATCCGATCTACGAAGCCGGAGCGCTCTATCGGGTGAGGGCAGGCGCCTCGCTCTACGTCCATGGTCATTCGGCGGGAGGAACCAACCCCGTGCTCGTCGAAATGATGCACTTCGGCGTGCCGATCTATGCGTTCGACTGCGTCTACAACCGCCATACGACCGAGAACCAGGCCCGCTACTTCAGCACCGCGCACGACCTCGCGCGTCTGGCGGACAGGCCGAGCGAACCGGACCTGGGAGCCAGGCTGCGAGAGATCGCCGCTCGCCGCTACAGCTGGAGCCGGATCGGACGCGACTACTTCACGTTGCTGGGCCTGCGACGCAATCGGCAATTCGAGAAGGCTCCCGGTGAAATGGCTTCCTAG